The Bacteroidetes bacterium SB0662_bin_6 genomic sequence AATTGGAGTCCATATTTTCCTGCGTAATCCGTATGGATTCCGGTTTTGACGGGACGGCTTCCGAGAGCTCCGCCTCCAGGGCGTCGATGCGTCCGGATGCTTTGAACCAGGCTTCGGCAGGATCGTCCCCCTCATCTACGAATGCGCAGGAGATCAGAACGAGTTGGCGCTTTACGTGATCGAAGGCGACCAGCGTATCGTAAAAACACCAGATGGCGTCCGGAATGTGCAGGTCATCCTGCGGCGCATTGGGCAGGCGTTCCACGAGGCGTACTGTGTCGTAGCCAAGATATCCCACCGCGCCGGTTGCAATCTTGGGGAGGTCACTTGTTCGGACTTCCGTATACCGGTCCATTTCCCGTTGCATCACCTCGAAAATATTTCCCTCCGGTTCGCGGACGGTTCCATTGGCGTCTTCGGTGATCGTACGCGGACCAAAAGCGCGCACAATGCGGAACGGGTTTTTTCCGAGGAATGAGTAGCGTGCCAGATTCTCGCCGCCTTCGACGCTTTCCAGCAGAAAACAATACCGGCTTCCTTCGCGGAATGTGAGGAAAGCCGAGACGGGCGTCACAAGGTCGGCGCTGAGGCGCCGGCAGATCGGCACGACCAGATTGCCCTTGTCCCGATGGGCGTCAATAAGGCGTATGAAATCTTCAAGCAGCATGGTTTGCAAATAAAAATCCACAAAAAAACCCACTGTTCACAGGGGAACAGTGGGGGTGCGGCCCGCCGCACTACTACATGGCGGCAATTATGGCGTACACGCAAGGCGGATCCCACTGTCCGGCGACCTGCGCCACCAGCCGCCGGCATGAGTGTGGATGCTGCTATGTACACATTGTTCAGTCATAATCGCCCAAGATATACCTTGAACCAGTGAAAAGCAAGGACTGTGGGATATTGTGGAAAGAGATGTTATTTTGCGCAATTACAGGGTACTCCACTACAAGAACGGTCGCGTAGGCACGGCCGCATTATTCTTCATTTTATGAGTAGCACCAAACGCTCCGGCGGATTCGGAACCTCTTTCCTGCACCTCCTCGGACTTAAGCATGTTGGCCTGATGCAAACACCGGCAGAACGGGAAACCTGTGTGAAAGCATTCGAGATAGAGGCAGAGGCGCACAGAACATTCGTCCGTTTTTATGAAGCGGATGAAAAAATCCAGTTAGCGGATGCAACTGCGACTTTCAATTGGAGACGGGTAGCGGGCGACCCCCTTCCTGAGAGACCTGAATTGGCGGAATTCGAGCTGGGCAAGAGAGGATATGCGGAGAGGGATAAAATGCAGATAGATGCCTCGAAGAGCGCAGAAGCGTGCGAGCAGGAGGCTGAGAAGTACAGGGAAAACAAGAGCACCTTCAAGCTGGCGCGATCTCAAGGAACATTGCGGAAGCAGGCGCAAAAAAAGGTCCGGACCCTTCGGTCCAGAGCAGCAAATCTCCGAAAAATGTCTGTTGTAGCCACCGCAGATGTCGAAGATCAGGAGAAGCAACTGCGTATAGCGGTCGAAAGGATCCAGTCATCTTCTTCAGGCGACTGGGAAGAAGTGGCGGCAAGCCTTCGTCTTGCAATAGAAGAGAAAAAACGGTATATCCCGACCGTTAATGCCGCAGCAGAGGCTTATGAGGCCGCGATGCACGCCTGGGATGCGGTCCGGAAGCTGAAGTAACCAGCGGTTGCGCGCGTGGATGGAGGAGCAGGGCGATGAAGGCCTTGCCGCCGAATTGCAGGTTCCCGACCGCCAGGTGTCGGGGCGCTGCATGATGTTGCAGCGTCCGTGCAATTTCCTGCAAAATCCCGGCACGATACGGTTTTATCTTTGTGTTTCGCCGGGATCATAACCGGGTGCGGCGTGGTTTTTCATTTCTGCATCCGTCGAGTCCATAAATTCCGCGAATGCCTTCTCTATAGCGCGTTCCATGCACCGTTATCTGTATCGTTTCGATTCCTGGCGCGCCCCGCTCGACCGCACGGTGTATGGCCTTTCCCTCGTCGGCATACTGGATGCGGCGCACATAGCGGTTCAGAAGCAAAGCGGATTCGGACAAGGCTGTACGGGGTTCTCTTCCTCGGCGTTTACCGGTTCCCTTTTCGATTGTGCTGCCGTAACCGGCAGCGAGGCCGGCGTTTTTCTGGGTGTACCCAATGCAATATGGGGCTTGCTGTTCTACGCGGCGGTAGCGCTCCTTACGGTTGCGGCCGTCTGGAATTTCAGAGAGAAGCGAGCCCTGTACAAGGCAGTCCGTACGGTGCTTGTAACAGGCGGGTTGGCTTACACAGCCTATCTTGTATATTACCAGGTGGCCGTGCTGGAACAGCTCTGCATTCTTTGTCTCGTTTCCGCAGGTATTGTCGTCCTGCTTGCCATCTTGCATGGCATTGATGTAACATTATCTCCTGTTTCGACTACCGAACCTTCCAGTAACATGATTCCTAAACCCCTGCGAGAAATAGCCTGGATGGGTGCGCTTCTCCTGCTTGCGGGAATACTTATAGCAGCAGATGCCATGTATTTCAGCAATTCCGAACCGGAACTTCCCGATGTGTTTGCCGCCGAAGCAGAGATGGAAGCGGCTTCTTCTCCGGAGGCTCTTCTGCCGGTGCCTGCAGAGGAAGAAATCCCCTTGGCGGTTGTGCCGGACCGGACGCCGGCCGAATGTCCATACGATCCGGAGAAAGAACCGGTGGAGGATTTTCGGCGCCTTATCAACCTTTTCGACCCGACCGTAGGGGAAGCGGACGCCCCGGTTACGGTGATCGAATATTTCGATCCCAATTGCTATCACTGCAAGACCTTTCATGACGTGATCACGCCTGTGGTGCGGTCTCATGCCGACCGCGCACTCTTCGTGTTCAAGCCGTTTGTGTTGTGGAATTATTCCATTGTGCAGTCGGAAGCGCTGTATGCGGCTACCCGGGAAAAGAAATTTTTCCCGATGCTTGAAGCGCAGTACGAAATGCAGAATCCGGGGACGGGCCTGTCGCTGGAGCAATTGCGTGAGATTGCCGAACGGATCGAGATGAATCCGGATGTGCTCATGCAGCGTTTGGAAAGCCGGCTTTATCGCCGCACGCTGGAGCAGCAAAGAACCGAGGCGATCGAGATCGGCGTGAACCAAACGCCCACGGTTCTGATCAACGGACGTTTCGTCGCCGCTGAATCCCATACCGTCGAATGTCTGCAAAGCATGATCGAGGAGGCCGCCGCCCAGTGAGTACTTCGTCTCTATCATCGGCTTCCGCAAGCGAAGGCCTTTCCCGCCTTTCGATCGACACCCTGCGTTTTCTCGCCGTGGATGCCGTGCAAGCGGCTCGCAGCGGACACCCTGGTATGCCTATGGGGGCAGCCCCCATGGCGTATGTGCTTTGGAAGCGCCACATGAAGCATAGTCCCGCACATCCGGACTGGTTCGACCGGGACCGGTTCGTGCTCTCCGCCGGACATGGTTCCATGCTTCTTTACGGGATGCTGCACCTCACCGGCTATGCCATGCCGATGGAAGAGATTAAACAATTTCGGCAGTGGGGAAGCATCACGCCGGGTCACCCGGAAAACTTTCTTGCAGAGGGCGTTGAGACGACGACCGGCCCGCTGGGTCAGGGGTTCGCGAATGCCGTAGGTATGGCTATAGCCGAAAAGCACCTTGCCGCGCGTTTCAACGAGCCCGGCTTTGAGATCGTTGACCATTTCACGTATGGTATATGCTCGGATGGGGATCTTATGGAGGGCGTTTCGCATGAAGCGGCGTCGATGGCCGGACACCTTGGCCTGGGCAAACTCATTTTTCTGTACGACGACAATGGCATTTCCATTGACGGTAGTACGGAACTCGCATTTACTGAAAACGTATCGCAACGCTTCGAAGCGTATGGGTGGCATGTGGACCGGGTCGCCGATGGAAACGATCTGGCGGCCATCGATCAGGCGTTGCACAGAGCACGCGCCGAGACGGACCGCCCGTCACTGATTGCCGTGCGCACCGTGATCGGGTACGGCAGCCCCAACAAGGCAGGATCCGCTTCTTCGCATGGATCGCCGTTGGGGGAAGAGGAGGTCGTGCTTACCAAGCGTTCTCTCGGATGGCCTGAGGATAAAACATTTTTTGTGCCGGATGAGGTCTATGCGCACATGCGGGATGCGTCGTTGGAAGCCGGGCATGCTGCCTATGCTGCGTGGGAAGATCGGCTTGCCGCTTATCGGGATCGCCATCCCGGGCAGGCGGAGATATTCGATGCATGGCGCAACGGCTCTCCGGAGGAAGGGTGGGCAACGCGTGTGGAGACTCCTGAGGTAGGGGCCGTACAGGCCACGCGGGCTGCAAGTGGAAAGGCCCTGAATGAGTTGGCTCCTTCCGTGCCGTTTCTCATCGGCGGTTCCGCCGACCTCACCCCCTCTAACAATACGGCAGTGAAGGATCGTGAGGATTTCCAGAAGACATCGCCGATGGGCGGTTACCTGCGTTTTGGGGTCAGAGAGCACGCTATGGCGTCGGCCTGTAACGGGATTGCATTGCATGGCGCCGTACGGCCGTATTGCGCAACGTTTCTGATATTCAGCGACTACATGCGGCCCGCCGTGCGCCTGAGCGCACTCATGGAGTTGCCTGTCCTCTACATTTTTACCCATGATTCCATCGGTCTCGGAGAGGATGGCCCGACGCATCAACCCGTAGAACATATTATGTCTCTGCGGGCCATGCCCAACCTGACAGTGATTCGTCCCGCCGACGCCGCCGAGACAGCTGCGGCCTGGAAACTGGCTGTTGAGTGGAAGCACGGTCCCCTCGCATTGATCCTTACCCGGCAGGGGTTGCCGGTGCTTGAAGGGACTGGCGAGGGGCTCCGTCGAGGCGCCTATGTCGTGGTTGCTTGCGAGGGAACGCCTGACATCGTGCTGATCGGAACGGGAAGTGAGGTGCAGCACGCGGTGGCGGCGGCAGCGATGCTCCGGGAGACGGGGGTAGCGGTGCAGGTGGTCAGCATGCCTTCGTGGGAACTCTTCGAGCGACAACCGGCGGCATACCGGGAAGAGGTGCTCCCCCGTGCGGTTCGCAAACGTCTTGCAGTGGAAGCTGGTGTGACGACAGGCTGGGAACGCTATGTAGGCCTTGAAGGGGCCGCGATCGGGATGACAGGGTTCGGGGCGTCCGCGCCGGGCGGCGTAACCATGCAGAAATTCGGCTTCACCGCCGAAAATGTGCTGGCCCGGGCCCAGGCGCTGCTTGCGGAATGAGGAAATAACGTTTCCTTCGCGATACGCCGCCGACCGGCGTCACATCCGGGTCGAGATTTGCAGCAAGGCGTGTCTTGGGGCGCCGAGAAGCGCAGGCCGCGAGAGGTAGTGGTAATTGAGTGCATTTCGGACATGCAGCGTGACCCGGATCCTGCGCCAGGATGAGCCGATTCGCACATCCATGACCTGAATGGGACTGCTCAATTCTGCATCGGCAATGAACCGGGCAAAGTCGGAATCGACCCGTTCCGGAGCGGACGCCAGCCGCAGATCCGCGCCGGATTCAATCGGCCCGACCGTTAAGGTAGCCCCGGTCTTGAGGAGATGGGCTGAGCGAAATGCAAGCGATTCTTTTGTTTCGAGGTCCTGCGCATCGAGATACGTGTAACCCGCATGCAGTGAGGCGCGCCCGGGCAGTATGTGCGCACGCAATTCCAGCTCGCCGCCTCCGATACGTGCTCTCGTGAAATTTGTGAAGCGGAAAGCGCGTTCTTCCGGCGTAAACTTCGGTTCGATGATTTCCCGGTACTGACTCAGAAACAGGGCCGCATCGATAGTGAATAGCGGTGCACCGCCAAACAAGGGCTGCCCCCGTATTCCGATCTCGTAGCTCCGGCTGATTTCGGGCTTGAGGTCCGGATTCGATACGATAGGCAGGTGGTCACTGCTTTCGACGAATCGTTCCAGCACACTGGGCGCTCTGAATCCTTCGCCGTAGGCAAGCCGGGCGGTCCACGACGATCCTATACTGATCGTTGCGCTGGTGCGCGGACTGAGCTTGTGCAGGGTTTCGCCCTGCCGGATGCGGTACGTATCGAAGCGCAGGCCGCCAGTGATTTTGATCCGCCCGATTTCTTCTTCCCATTGCGTGAACGCCGCCACTTCGGGTTGGCTGCGGGGCGCGTTGTCACCGGTAAAACTTGAATTCGTGAAGTTGGCGTCACCAGAGATGCCGGCAATGATATATCGTCCCGGAGCCGGTTCGTAGTCGAGTTGCACCTCGCCGCCGTACCTGAACCCGATCGTTCCTTTCGATAGCGGCTTCGGCTTTTTCTCGTCGTCGAGCGGCTGGATAAATATGCCGAACAGGCGTGCTTTTGCCTGAAGAAGTATGCTGGTGGAGAGCGCGTTCGTATATGCCGGCATCAGGCTGACGTGCTGCGTTCGATTATCGGTTGTTCCTGACGAGGAGATGGAACTGCCGAGGTTGGTACTGCCCGGATTCAGTGCATCGCGGGCGCCATTCCAGTAGATGAAGGTGTCACTCGTTTTTCGGTTGACTCCCGCGAGGATATTTACATGGGAATCGGGGGAAGTGCGCCAGGTGAATTTGGAGAACCCCTGCAGGCTTCGGGAACTGTTCATATTCAGGTGGCTTGCATCGTACCGGTAGGTCAGGCTGGTCCATAAGCCCGTATTCGAGCTTAAGGGGCGGGCATGGTTGATTGCGATGCCGCCCAGTGGCCTGGGTTTCTTTGACGCCTCCCACTGCCGGCGCCATATAGCGTGGTGTGCTGGTTGGTACGCTCCTCCGTAGGTTTCAACAAACGTTTCGGGTTTGGAAGGGTATGTTTTCGTGAGGATGTGAATGATTCCGCCAAGCGCCCCACCCCCGTATAGTGCCGAGCCGGGTCCCTTGAGTACCTCGATCCGCTCTATTTGATGTATCGGGATCAGTTCAAACGGAATACGTTCCGCGTCGGGACTCAACATGGGCATGCCGTCCACGAGCAGCAGGATCCGGCTTCCCGTGTTGTATGAGAATCCCGACGAACCCCGGATATTCACCTCGTTGCCGGTCAGTTGTACGCCGGGGACGTATTGCAGCGCGTCGTCCAGCGCCAGTACGTTGCGGACTATCAGATCGTCGGCGGTGAGCACGCTTACGCTGGCGGGGATATTCCTGGCGTCTGCAGTGCGGCGCGTGGTGGTGACGACGATTTCCCGGGACTCTATCGCGATGGGCTCGAGGACGAAATCGACAAGAATCGTTTCGTCCGCCATCACCTCGATTTGCCGGATTTCCGTCGCGAATCCTATGCTGGAGGCTTGTATGCGGTAAGCTCCGGCCGGCACTGCCTGGATACGGTATGTTCCGTCTGTCGCTGTGGCGTCTCCATACGTCGTTTCGAGGAGCACGACATTAACGCCCG encodes the following:
- a CDS encoding vitamin K epoxide reductase family protein — protein: MHRYLYRFDSWRAPLDRTVYGLSLVGILDAAHIAVQKQSGFGQGCTGFSSSAFTGSLFDCAAVTGSEAGVFLGVPNAIWGLLFYAAVALLTVAAVWNFREKRALYKAVRTVLVTGGLAYTAYLVYYQVAVLEQLCILCLVSAGIVVLLAILHGIDVTLSPVSTTEPSSNMIPKPLREIAWMGALLLLAGILIAADAMYFSNSEPELPDVFAAEAEMEAASSPEALLPVPAEEEIPLAVVPDRTPAECPYDPEKEPVEDFRRLINLFDPTVGEADAPVTVIEYFDPNCYHCKTFHDVITPVVRSHADRALFVFKPFVLWNYSIVQSEALYAATREKKFFPMLEAQYEMQNPGTGLSLEQLREIAERIEMNPDVLMQRLESRLYRRTLEQQRTEAIEIGVNQTPTVLINGRFVAAESHTVECLQSMIEEAAAQ
- the tkt gene encoding transketolase → MSAKHDRGGRRPVSTSSLSSASASEGLSRLSIDTLRFLAVDAVQAARSGHPGMPMGAAPMAYVLWKRHMKHSPAHPDWFDRDRFVLSAGHGSMLLYGMLHLTGYAMPMEEIKQFRQWGSITPGHPENFLAEGVETTTGPLGQGFANAVGMAIAEKHLAARFNEPGFEIVDHFTYGICSDGDLMEGVSHEAASMAGHLGLGKLIFLYDDNGISIDGSTELAFTENVSQRFEAYGWHVDRVADGNDLAAIDQALHRARAETDRPSLIAVRTVIGYGSPNKAGSASSHGSPLGEEEVVLTKRSLGWPEDKTFFVPDEVYAHMRDASLEAGHAAYAAWEDRLAAYRDRHPGQAEIFDAWRNGSPEEGWATRVETPEVGAVQATRAASGKALNELAPSVPFLIGGSADLTPSNNTAVKDREDFQKTSPMGGYLRFGVREHAMASACNGIALHGAVRPYCATFLIFSDYMRPAVRLSALMELPVLYIFTHDSIGLGEDGPTHQPVEHIMSLRAMPNLTVIRPADAAETAAAWKLAVEWKHGPLALILTRQGLPVLEGTGEGLRRGAYVVVACEGTPDIVLIGTGSEVQHAVAAAAMLRETGVAVQVVSMPSWELFERQPAAYREEVLPRAVRKRLAVEAGVTTGWERYVGLEGAAIGMTGFGASAPGGVTMQKFGFTAENVLARAQALLAE
- a CDS encoding TonB-dependent receptor, whose protein sequence is MNILKTCWSVAVCLCMLWILAGTNAVRAQDGAVAGRVTGAEGDSLPGVNVVLLETTYGDATATDGTYRIQAVPAGAYRIQASSIGFATEIRQIEVMADETILVDFVLEPIAIESREIVVTTTRRTADARNIPASVSVLTADDLIVRNVLALDDALQYVPGVQLTGNEVNIRGSSGFSYNTGSRILLLVDGMPMLSPDAERIPFELIPIHQIERIEVLKGPGSALYGGGALGGIIHILTKTYPSKPETFVETYGGAYQPAHHAIWRRQWEASKKPRPLGGIAINHARPLSSNTGLWTSLTYRYDASHLNMNSSRSLQGFSKFTWRTSPDSHVNILAGVNRKTSDTFIYWNGARDALNPGSTNLGSSISSSGTTDNRTQHVSLMPAYTNALSTSILLQAKARLFGIFIQPLDDEKKPKPLSKGTIGFRYGGEVQLDYEPAPGRYIIAGISGDANFTNSSFTGDNAPRSQPEVAAFTQWEEEIGRIKITGGLRFDTYRIRQGETLHKLSPRTSATISIGSSWTARLAYGEGFRAPSVLERFVESSDHLPIVSNPDLKPEISRSYEIGIRGQPLFGGAPLFTIDAALFLSQYREIIEPKFTPEERAFRFTNFTRARIGGGELELRAHILPGRASLHAGYTYLDAQDLETKESLAFRSAHLLKTGATLTVGPIESGADLRLASAPERVDSDFARFIADAELSSPIQVMDVRIGSSWRRIRVTLHVRNALNYHYLSRPALLGAPRHALLQISTRM